In bacterium YEK0313, one genomic interval encodes:
- the fbpC gene encoding Fe(3+) ions import ATP-binding protein FbpC, which produces MTPAGIEAAGAADEPWGRRGTAGPAIAVALGFDDLSHAYGKVRALDRVSLDILPGEIVCLLGPSGCGKTTLLRLASGIERPIAGRVLMDGREMAGPRVFVPPEQRGVGLVFQDFALFPHLTNLANVMFGLRALPRGEAEAVARLALERVGLAAHALDYPHALSGGEQQRVALARAIAPRPGVLLMDEPFSGLDSRLRDTIREETLAVMRETRATCIVVTHDPEEAMRMADRIVLMRGGRIVQVGTAADLYRRPVDLQAARFFSDVNEVPGIVRSGKLATPVGYFAAPGLAEGSRAIAAIRPQAIIPRPAQMCVPGRLLAKRFLGEVEFLEIAVQGLEAPLKARVRSAETLITGHDLGVDVAASEVLVFAVPEA; this is translated from the coding sequence ATGACGCCTGCGGGCATCGAGGCGGCCGGTGCGGCGGACGAGCCCTGGGGGCGCCGCGGCACGGCGGGGCCAGCCATCGCGGTCGCGCTCGGTTTCGACGACCTGTCGCACGCCTATGGCAAGGTGCGGGCGCTCGACCGGGTGTCGCTCGACATCCTGCCCGGCGAGATCGTCTGCCTTCTCGGCCCGTCCGGCTGCGGCAAGACCACCTTGCTCCGGCTCGCCTCCGGCATCGAGCGGCCGATCGCCGGCCGAGTGCTGATGGACGGTCGTGAAATGGCCGGGCCGCGCGTCTTCGTGCCGCCGGAGCAGCGCGGCGTCGGCCTGGTGTTCCAGGATTTCGCGCTGTTTCCGCACCTGACCAATCTCGCCAACGTCATGTTCGGCCTGCGCGCGCTGCCGCGCGGCGAGGCGGAGGCGGTGGCGCGCCTGGCGCTCGAGCGGGTCGGTCTCGCCGCCCATGCGCTCGACTATCCCCATGCGCTTTCGGGCGGCGAGCAGCAGCGGGTGGCGCTCGCCCGCGCCATCGCGCCGCGGCCCGGGGTCCTCCTCATGGACGAGCCTTTCTCGGGGCTCGACAGCCGGCTGCGCGACACGATCCGCGAGGAGACGCTCGCCGTCATGCGCGAGACGCGCGCCACCTGCATCGTCGTCACCCATGATCCGGAAGAGGCGATGCGCATGGCCGACCGCATCGTGCTGATGCGCGGCGGCCGCATCGTCCAGGTGGGCACGGCCGCCGATCTCTACCGCCGCCCGGTGGACCTGCAGGCGGCACGATTCTTCTCCGACGTGAACGAGGTGCCGGGCATCGTCCGGTCCGGCAAGCTGGCGACGCCGGTGGGGTATTTTGCCGCCCCCGGCCTTGCCGAGGGCTCCCGGGCCATCGCCGCCATCCGGCCGCAGGCCATCATTCCGCGGCCGGCCCAGATGTGCGTTCCGGGCCGGCTTTTGGCCAAACGCTTCCTCGGCGAGGTGGAATTCCTCGAAATTGCCGTGCAGGGGCTGGAGGCACCGCTCAAGGCGCGGGTCCGCTCGGCGGAAACGTTGATCACAGGCCATGACCTCGGCGTGGACGTTGCGGCATCCGAGGTCCTTGTTTTTGCCGTACCCGAAGCCTAG